A single region of the Arthrobacter sp. zg-Y20 genome encodes:
- a CDS encoding ATP-dependent DNA helicase RecG → MDSRLPAELDFPLDRRIGKPSATKLDKQLGLETVGDLLHHFPRRYLERGELTPIAEIPFDEDVTLIARVQSNNRRQMRARKGMIVEVVVTDDTDGSLGQLHLTFFNGFNASKELPVGTRAMFSGKVGAYKGQLQLTNPSYVLLDEDTVDEEELKRPIPVYPATAKLASPQIAKSVAMLLDTMETDRLRDPLPAAIRSRERFPGLVEAYNRIHRPATMEEAYAARHRFRYQEALVLQTALARRRALTAEEEATARPAVPGGLLDRFDASLPFTLTNGQAEIGRDLSRELAGDHPMNRLLQGEVGSGKTLVALRAMLQVIDAGGQAALLAPTEVLAAQHYESITAMLGPLGRGGQLDGDPDGTRVTLLTGSMNTAARRAALLDAASGAAGIIIGTHALLSEHVSFADLGLVVVDEQHRFGVEQRDVLRTKGHSTPHLLVMTATPIPRTVAMTVFGDLEVSTLTELPAGRAPISTFVSPLAEKPQWEQRIWARAREEIDAGRQVYVVCPKIGDKEEEPGSELALFDPAEPPAGGERAPKQQLASVTEMTEYLATVPALAGKTVAALHGRLDPAEKHEAMAAFNDGDVDVLVSTTVIEVGVDVPNASLMVIMDADRFGISQLHQLRGRVGRGGLPGTCLLVTSLEPGHPSRERLEAVAATTDGFELSRKDLELRREGDILGASQSGGRSTLKLLRAVQDEKVIEKARADAVALVAEDPDLREYPALDEAIEAYLNPEAEAFLERG, encoded by the coding sequence ATGGACTCTAGGCTTCCCGCAGAACTGGATTTCCCGCTCGACCGCCGCATCGGCAAGCCGTCCGCCACGAAGCTGGACAAGCAGCTGGGCCTCGAGACGGTCGGCGACCTGCTGCACCACTTCCCCCGGCGCTACCTCGAACGCGGGGAGCTCACGCCCATTGCCGAAATACCCTTCGACGAAGATGTCACCCTGATAGCCCGGGTGCAGAGCAACAACCGGCGGCAGATGCGCGCCCGCAAGGGAATGATCGTGGAGGTGGTGGTCACCGATGACACCGACGGCAGCCTCGGCCAGCTGCACCTGACGTTCTTCAACGGATTCAACGCATCCAAGGAGCTGCCCGTAGGCACCCGGGCGATGTTCTCCGGCAAGGTGGGCGCCTACAAGGGCCAGCTGCAGCTCACCAACCCCAGCTATGTCCTGCTGGATGAAGACACCGTGGACGAGGAAGAGCTCAAACGCCCCATTCCCGTGTACCCGGCCACAGCCAAACTCGCCAGCCCGCAGATTGCCAAGTCCGTGGCCATGCTCCTGGACACCATGGAGACGGACCGGCTGCGCGATCCGCTCCCCGCCGCAATCCGGAGCCGGGAACGTTTTCCCGGCCTGGTAGAGGCGTATAACCGGATCCACCGCCCCGCCACCATGGAAGAGGCCTACGCCGCACGGCACCGGTTCCGCTACCAGGAAGCCCTGGTGCTGCAGACCGCGCTGGCCCGCCGTCGGGCGCTGACCGCTGAGGAAGAAGCCACGGCCCGCCCTGCCGTGCCCGGCGGCCTGCTGGACCGGTTTGATGCCTCCCTGCCCTTCACGCTCACCAACGGGCAGGCCGAAATCGGCCGGGACCTTTCCCGGGAACTGGCCGGAGACCACCCGATGAACCGGCTGCTGCAGGGCGAAGTGGGGTCGGGCAAGACCCTGGTGGCGCTGCGGGCCATGCTGCAGGTGATCGACGCCGGGGGACAGGCCGCCCTGCTCGCCCCCACGGAGGTACTGGCAGCCCAGCACTACGAATCCATTACCGCCATGCTTGGCCCGCTGGGCCGTGGCGGACAGTTGGACGGTGATCCGGACGGCACCCGGGTGACCCTGCTGACCGGTTCCATGAACACTGCGGCACGCCGGGCGGCACTGCTGGATGCGGCCAGCGGAGCCGCGGGAATCATCATCGGCACCCACGCGCTGCTCTCGGAGCACGTCTCCTTCGCCGACCTCGGCCTGGTGGTGGTGGATGAACAGCACCGGTTCGGCGTGGAGCAGCGGGACGTGCTGCGCACCAAGGGGCACAGCACCCCGCACCTGCTGGTGATGACGGCAACCCCTATTCCGCGCACCGTCGCCATGACCGTGTTCGGCGACCTTGAGGTGTCCACGCTGACCGAACTGCCGGCCGGGCGGGCACCGATTTCCACGTTCGTCTCTCCGCTGGCCGAAAAGCCGCAGTGGGAGCAGCGGATCTGGGCCCGCGCACGGGAAGAAATCGACGCCGGGCGCCAGGTCTACGTTGTGTGCCCCAAGATCGGAGACAAGGAAGAAGAGCCGGGCAGCGAGCTGGCGCTCTTTGACCCTGCCGAACCGCCGGCCGGCGGCGAACGGGCGCCGAAGCAGCAGTTGGCCTCCGTCACGGAAATGACGGAGTACCTGGCCACGGTCCCCGCCCTCGCCGGAAAAACAGTGGCGGCGCTGCACGGCCGGCTGGACCCGGCGGAGAAACACGAAGCGATGGCGGCCTTCAATGACGGTGACGTGGACGTGCTGGTCTCCACCACCGTCATCGAGGTGGGCGTGGATGTTCCCAACGCCTCCCTCATGGTGATCATGGATGCGGACCGGTTCGGCATCTCCCAGCTGCACCAGCTGCGCGGCCGGGTGGGCCGCGGCGGGTTACCCGGCACCTGCCTGCTGGTCACCAGCCTGGAACCGGGCCATCCCAGCCGGGAACGGCTGGAAGCGGTTGCCGCGACCACCGACGGCTTCGAGCTCTCCCGCAAGGACCTGGAACTGCGCCGCGAGGGCGACATCCTGGGTGCCAGCCAGTCCGGCGGGCGCTCCACACTGAAGCTGCTGCGGGCGGTGCAGGACGAAAAGGTCATCGAAAAGGCACGGGCTGATGCCGTCGCCCTGGTTGCGGAGGACCCGGACCTGCGGGAGTATCCGGCCCTGGACGAGGCGATCGAGGCGTACCTGAACCCCGAGGCCGAAGCCTTCCTGGAACGCGGATAA
- a CDS encoding DAK2 domain-containing protein, protein MKRWLSNAEVSLGNHSDRLNAINIFPVADGDTGTNLYLTLCAAAKAAAETDTADIGELLGTAGRAAMEDARGNSGTLFSVFLTSMAEPLAGAVRLSAPLLASALQRAQLRSWSVLSDPVPGTMLSVLEAAAHAASDSEAAVTGDDSNVGLAVTLRAMLDAALAAVVHTENQLDALTEARVVDAGGVGFLLVLDALRAAALGEELQEELLDGLHGYDVQDPHIHAHMPRMEGVEVMCTINLSPLDAATLRLQLDELGDSVIMSAVSPVADGYRWRVHVHTPEAGAAIELLRGLGEPMNLTITELSADGHETKEIPENQEIPGAHGL, encoded by the coding sequence CTGAAGCGATGGTTGAGCAACGCAGAGGTGTCCCTTGGCAACCACAGCGACCGCCTCAATGCCATCAACATTTTTCCGGTGGCCGACGGCGACACCGGCACCAACCTGTACCTGACACTTTGCGCCGCCGCCAAGGCAGCTGCCGAAACCGATACAGCCGACATCGGCGAACTGCTGGGAACCGCAGGCCGCGCCGCCATGGAAGATGCCCGCGGCAACTCCGGCACCCTGTTTTCGGTCTTCCTCACGTCCATGGCCGAACCCCTGGCCGGCGCCGTCCGGTTGTCCGCCCCGCTGCTCGCCTCTGCTTTGCAGCGCGCCCAGCTCCGGTCCTGGTCGGTGCTCAGCGATCCCGTCCCGGGCACCATGCTCTCGGTCCTGGAAGCGGCAGCCCATGCAGCCTCGGACAGTGAGGCCGCCGTCACCGGCGATGACAGCAACGTAGGCCTGGCAGTGACTCTGCGGGCCATGCTGGACGCTGCCCTTGCCGCCGTCGTCCACACCGAAAACCAGCTGGACGCGTTGACGGAAGCCCGGGTGGTGGATGCCGGCGGCGTCGGCTTCCTGCTGGTGCTTGACGCGCTCCGAGCCGCAGCCCTGGGCGAGGAGCTGCAGGAGGAACTGCTGGACGGCCTGCACGGCTACGATGTCCAGGATCCGCACATCCACGCGCATATGCCCCGGATGGAGGGCGTCGAAGTTATGTGCACCATCAATCTCAGTCCGCTGGACGCCGCCACCCTGCGGCTGCAGCTGGATGAGCTGGGCGACTCGGTGATCATGAGCGCCGTCAGCCCCGTTGCGGACGGTTACCGCTGGCGGGTGCACGTGCACACCCCGGAGGCCGGCGCCGCCATAGAGCTGCTGCGCGGGCTGGGCGAGCCGATGAACCTGACCATCACGGAGCTCTCCGCGGACGGACACGAAACCAAGGAGATCCCCGAGAACCAGGAAATCCCCGGGGCGCATGGACTCTAG
- a CDS encoding LCP family protein, giving the protein MSEHRLPPESDAKHPVRTALTVMLSVVLVAALTAGGYLWHLARTFDSGKQTLTGALPAGSPQKDPAAGDSQNFLLIGSDSRDPGSDNARSDTMMLVNIPADRSGVYVMSIMRDTWVDVPGHGANKINAAMALGGVSLTVETVQELFDVPIDHVVVIDFEGFKGLTDSLGGVTLENHTAFTSREPGAEYFAAGSIRVQGESALKYVRERYAFADGDYQRVRNQQAFVRGLLNGIMARGTLLNPVKVNEIVGGMSPYLSVDEGLDAVAAGRLGVSLRKVGPEDVHMFTLPNEGVGTSPDGQSIVLPDYAAIAEIGAALDGGTMAGYPGASGAGKG; this is encoded by the coding sequence GTGAGCGAGCACCGGCTACCACCCGAATCTGACGCTAAGCATCCCGTACGCACCGCTTTGACCGTGATGCTCAGTGTTGTACTGGTTGCCGCCCTCACGGCCGGTGGCTATCTGTGGCACCTGGCCCGGACCTTCGACTCGGGGAAGCAGACGCTTACCGGTGCCCTGCCTGCCGGCAGCCCGCAGAAGGACCCGGCTGCCGGGGATTCGCAGAATTTCCTGTTGATCGGCAGCGACAGCCGCGACCCGGGCTCGGACAACGCACGGTCCGACACCATGATGCTGGTGAACATTCCGGCGGACCGGAGCGGTGTCTACGTGATGTCGATTATGCGTGACACGTGGGTGGACGTACCCGGCCACGGCGCGAATAAGATCAACGCAGCCATGGCGCTGGGCGGTGTTTCCCTCACGGTGGAAACCGTCCAGGAGCTTTTCGACGTCCCGATCGACCACGTGGTGGTCATTGATTTCGAAGGATTCAAGGGGCTCACGGACTCGCTGGGCGGTGTCACGCTGGAAAACCATACGGCCTTCACCTCGCGTGAACCGGGCGCAGAGTATTTTGCGGCCGGAAGCATCCGGGTGCAGGGAGAGTCCGCATTGAAGTACGTACGGGAACGGTATGCCTTTGCCGACGGCGACTACCAGCGGGTGCGCAACCAGCAGGCTTTTGTGCGGGGCCTCCTGAACGGGATCATGGCCCGGGGGACGCTGCTGAATCCGGTGAAGGTCAATGAGATCGTGGGCGGAATGTCGCCGTACCTCAGCGTGGACGAGGGCCTGGACGCGGTGGCAGCCGGGCGCCTGGGCGTGAGCCTGCGCAAGGTAGGGCCGGAGGATGTGCACATGTTTACCTTGCCTAACGAAGGGGTGGGCACCTCACCGGACGGACAGTCCATTGTGCTGCCTGACTACGCTGCCATCGCGGAAATAGGGGCAGCCCTGGACGGTGGCACTATGGCCGGGTACCCGGGAGCCTCCGGCGCAGGGAAAGGGTGA
- a CDS encoding DUF3515 domain-containing protein, with the protein MKSYALPAVLLLVAVSATACTATANVDAAPDAANPDCAAVMVALPDEMAGYRLRDTASQSTAAWGDPSKAILRCGVPVPGPTTDPCAEVNGVDWVLRENEDTWTATTYGREPAVEVVFNPNEVASSTILVQLQNAVSKIEPTSQCLSPEDTLELDG; encoded by the coding sequence ATGAAGTCCTACGCTTTGCCCGCGGTACTGCTGCTGGTGGCCGTCTCCGCCACGGCCTGCACTGCGACAGCCAATGTTGATGCCGCCCCGGATGCCGCCAATCCAGACTGCGCCGCCGTAATGGTGGCCCTGCCTGATGAAATGGCCGGCTACCGGCTGCGGGACACCGCCAGCCAGTCAACGGCGGCCTGGGGCGATCCGTCCAAGGCGATCCTCCGGTGCGGCGTGCCCGTGCCCGGGCCCACCACGGACCCGTGTGCCGAGGTCAACGGCGTGGACTGGGTGCTGCGCGAAAACGAAGACACCTGGACCGCCACAACATACGGCCGCGAACCGGCCGTGGAGGTGGTCTTTAACCCCAACGAAGTGGCTTCTTCCACCATCCTGGTCCAACTGCAGAACGCGGTATCGAAGATCGAGCCCACCTCGCAGTGCCTCAGCCCGGAGGACACCCTGGAACTGGACGGATAG
- a CDS encoding LCP family protein — MRNGLWLVASVVLAAALVLGGYLWSLATAFDGGRNTIVGALPLDKPPRPAAAEKSLNILLMGSEAGNSGSAEAAPDMMMLLHLPGDRSGVYALSILPGTSVDVPGYGARRLDSAMSLGGVPLTVASVQNMFNTPVDHVAVIDFEGFRGLTSALGGVTVNNGEAFSSGGANGDYFPSGPITLEGDAALNYVRTGQGFTDGDIQQVKNQQAFVAGIVDGMLTRGPLNNAVTARGAISDFAPFLSVDAGLDSRTLGSMAVSLRSMRSQDVHMFALRTSIGAGADGGPVQIADPGQLAGISGALASDTVADYVQAAGSGAD; from the coding sequence GTGCGGAACGGGCTGTGGCTTGTGGCCAGCGTTGTCCTGGCCGCGGCACTGGTCCTGGGCGGCTACCTCTGGTCCTTGGCAACTGCCTTCGACGGCGGCAGGAACACCATTGTGGGGGCGCTCCCCTTGGACAAACCGCCGCGGCCTGCTGCCGCGGAAAAGTCACTGAACATCCTGCTGATGGGCAGCGAAGCAGGCAATTCCGGCAGCGCCGAGGCGGCACCGGACATGATGATGCTCCTGCACCTTCCCGGCGACCGAAGCGGGGTCTATGCACTGTCCATCCTGCCCGGTACTTCCGTGGACGTGCCCGGCTACGGCGCCCGCCGGCTCGATTCGGCCATGTCGCTTGGCGGGGTCCCCCTGACCGTGGCAAGTGTGCAGAATATGTTCAACACCCCGGTCGACCATGTAGCCGTCATCGATTTCGAAGGCTTTCGGGGGCTCACGAGCGCACTCGGCGGAGTCACTGTGAACAACGGGGAGGCATTCTCCTCCGGGGGAGCCAACGGCGACTATTTCCCCTCCGGGCCGATCACCTTGGAAGGGGATGCTGCGCTCAACTACGTCCGGACCGGTCAGGGTTTCACGGATGGCGACATACAGCAGGTGAAGAACCAGCAGGCATTTGTTGCAGGTATCGTCGACGGGATGCTGACCCGTGGTCCGCTCAACAACGCCGTGACCGCGCGGGGCGCCATCAGCGACTTTGCTCCTTTCCTCAGCGTCGATGCAGGCCTGGACTCCCGCACGCTGGGAAGCATGGCAGTGAGCCTGCGGAGCATGCGGTCCCAGGACGTGCACATGTTCGCCCTGCGGACCAGCATCGGTGCCGGGGCGGACGGCGGGCCGGTACAGATCGCGGATCCCGGCCAGCTCGCCGGTATTTCCGGTGCCTTGGCTTCGGATACGGTTGCGGACTATGTCCAGGCAGCGGGAAGCGGCGCCGACTAA
- a CDS encoding D-alanine--D-alanine ligase family protein: MPTTAEEPGRAARPRVAVLFGGRSSEHAVSCVTAAGVLQAIDTAKYDVVPIGIAKNGQWSLVDADPASWSLRSSTLPEVAVSDDSVVLSSQDGSSELVAHEPGSLPRSLGRIDVVLPLLHGPFGEDGTLQGLLEMADVRYVGAGVLASAVGMDKHYMKVVFAAAGLEVGPYEVITDRQWRRDPQACLARAGALDFPLFVKPARAGSSMGITRVTDPAQLPAAIEAARLHDPKVVVEAGITGREIEVAVLQGRGTQDPRTSQPGEIAVRDGGHEWYDFEAKYVDGAAVDLSCPADLPADISARVRDLAGAAFEAVGGEGLSRVDFFYTQDGKLIINEINTMPGFTPVSMYPQMWAKSGLPYTELIDELITLALQRPTGLR; encoded by the coding sequence CTGCCCACCACTGCCGAAGAGCCCGGCCGTGCCGCCCGCCCCCGGGTGGCCGTCCTCTTCGGCGGACGATCCAGCGAGCACGCCGTCAGCTGCGTAACGGCTGCCGGAGTGCTGCAGGCCATTGATACGGCCAAGTACGACGTCGTTCCTATCGGCATCGCCAAGAACGGCCAATGGAGCCTGGTTGACGCAGATCCCGCCTCCTGGTCGCTGCGCTCCAGCACGCTGCCGGAGGTGGCCGTCTCCGACGACTCCGTGGTCCTTTCATCGCAGGACGGCAGCAGCGAACTCGTGGCCCACGAGCCCGGCAGCCTGCCGCGCAGCTTGGGCCGCATCGACGTCGTGCTGCCGCTGCTTCACGGACCATTTGGTGAGGACGGAACCCTGCAGGGCCTGCTGGAAATGGCCGATGTCCGCTACGTGGGCGCGGGCGTCCTGGCTTCGGCCGTGGGCATGGACAAGCACTACATGAAGGTGGTTTTCGCGGCCGCCGGGCTCGAGGTCGGCCCCTACGAAGTCATCACCGACAGGCAGTGGCGGCGCGACCCGCAGGCCTGCCTGGCCCGCGCCGGTGCGCTCGACTTCCCGTTGTTCGTCAAACCGGCCCGCGCCGGTTCCTCCATGGGCATCACCCGGGTGACCGATCCGGCGCAGCTGCCCGCCGCCATCGAAGCGGCCCGGCTGCACGACCCCAAAGTGGTTGTCGAAGCCGGGATCACCGGCCGGGAAATTGAAGTGGCCGTGCTGCAGGGCCGCGGGACCCAGGACCCGCGGACCAGCCAGCCGGGCGAGATCGCGGTGCGCGACGGCGGCCACGAATGGTACGACTTCGAGGCGAAGTACGTTGACGGTGCCGCCGTCGACCTCAGCTGCCCGGCGGACCTTCCGGCGGACATTTCCGCCCGGGTGCGTGACCTGGCCGGGGCCGCATTCGAAGCTGTCGGCGGCGAGGGCCTGTCCCGGGTGGATTTCTTCTACACGCAGGACGGCAAGTTGATCATCAACGAGATCAACACCATGCCCGGCTTCACACCGGTCAGCATGTACCCGCAGATGTGGGCCAAGTCCGGGTTGCCGTACACCGAGCTGATCGACGAACTGATCACCCTGGCCCTGCAGCGGCCCACCGGCCTGCGGTAG
- a CDS encoding NAD(P)H-dependent glycerol-3-phosphate dehydrogenase: protein MTARSEHPAVVAVLGAGSWGTAFAKIAADSGAGRGTEVRLWARRAEVAQDINGRHRNTQYLKDTVLPDNLRASTDLAEVLAGAELVVLAVPAQSLRAQLQDVLPLMPANAVVVSLMKGLERGTDARMSQVIAEELGVPAERIAVVSGPNLAMEIARQEPTASVVACTDLDTAAWIAEACTAPYFRPYTNADVVGTEIGGIVKNVIALAVGICDGKGMGDNTKASVMTRGLAETTRLALALGGNAETMAGLAGMGDLIATCSSPLSRNHTAGTLLAQGLSLAEVNASMTQTAEGIKSAQAVLDRATQLGVYMPITENVVAVLQGVITVEELGPRLLARELKSEGVSAP, encoded by the coding sequence GTGACCGCCAGAAGTGAGCACCCCGCCGTCGTCGCCGTGCTGGGCGCCGGAAGCTGGGGCACTGCCTTCGCCAAGATCGCCGCGGATTCCGGCGCCGGACGCGGCACCGAGGTCCGCCTCTGGGCCCGCCGGGCCGAGGTGGCCCAGGATATCAACGGCAGGCACCGCAATACGCAGTACCTCAAAGACACCGTCCTGCCCGATAACCTGCGTGCTTCAACAGATCTCGCCGAGGTTCTTGCCGGAGCGGAACTGGTCGTCCTGGCCGTGCCCGCGCAGTCGCTGCGCGCCCAGCTGCAGGACGTTTTGCCCCTCATGCCCGCCAACGCGGTGGTGGTGTCCCTGATGAAGGGCCTGGAACGCGGTACCGACGCCCGGATGAGCCAGGTCATTGCCGAGGAACTGGGCGTTCCCGCCGAGCGCATCGCGGTGGTTTCCGGGCCGAACCTGGCCATGGAAATCGCCCGTCAGGAACCCACCGCCTCCGTGGTGGCCTGCACCGACCTGGATACGGCCGCATGGATTGCAGAGGCCTGCACCGCGCCGTACTTCCGGCCTTACACCAACGCCGATGTGGTGGGCACCGAGATAGGCGGCATCGTCAAGAACGTGATTGCCCTCGCCGTGGGCATCTGCGACGGCAAGGGCATGGGAGACAATACCAAGGCCTCGGTGATGACCCGCGGGCTGGCCGAGACCACGCGCCTGGCCCTGGCCCTGGGCGGCAACGCGGAGACCATGGCCGGCCTGGCCGGCATGGGCGACCTCATTGCCACCTGCTCGTCCCCCCTTTCGCGCAACCACACCGCGGGAACGCTGCTGGCGCAGGGCCTGAGCCTGGCCGAGGTCAACGCTTCCATGACCCAGACTGCCGAAGGCATCAAGTCCGCCCAGGCCGTCCTGGACCGGGCCACCCAGTTGGGCGTCTACATGCCCATCACCGAAAACGTCGTCGCCGTACTGCAGGGCGTAATTACTGTGGAAGAACTGGGCCCGCGGCTGCTGGCCCGTGAATTGAAATCCGAAGGTGTGTCCGCCCCGTGA
- a CDS encoding lysophospholipid acyltransferase family protein: protein MKESTRSRVVFALLAGTLRPVFNVFLKKHWQGAENLPQDSGFIVCPNHVTEVDPVVVGHFLYNQGHPPHFMAKASLFKAPVLGPALKYSNQVPVERVTTGAAGSLNAAGKALAAGRALVIYPEGTLTRDPDLWPMKGRTGAARLALQTGVPVIPVAHWGSQDLLPRYAKRPSLFPRKEVHLVVGKPVDLSEFAGRPITKAVLDAATDRIMSDLTDMVAKLRGAQPPAERWDPVSKGQKQIGRSFEVDKPKEAGQ, encoded by the coding sequence ATGAAGGAATCGACTAGGTCACGGGTAGTTTTCGCATTGCTGGCCGGGACGCTGCGGCCCGTGTTCAATGTCTTCCTGAAGAAGCACTGGCAGGGGGCGGAGAACCTGCCGCAGGATTCGGGCTTTATTGTGTGCCCGAACCACGTGACCGAAGTCGATCCCGTTGTGGTGGGGCATTTCCTGTACAACCAGGGCCACCCGCCGCACTTCATGGCCAAGGCCTCGCTGTTCAAGGCTCCCGTCCTGGGCCCAGCCTTGAAGTACAGCAACCAGGTCCCGGTGGAACGCGTAACCACCGGCGCGGCCGGGTCCCTGAATGCTGCGGGGAAGGCCTTGGCGGCCGGACGTGCGCTGGTGATTTATCCCGAGGGGACACTGACCCGTGACCCGGACCTGTGGCCGATGAAGGGCCGGACCGGTGCGGCGCGGCTGGCCCTGCAGACCGGGGTCCCGGTTATCCCGGTTGCCCACTGGGGTTCGCAGGACCTGCTGCCCCGCTATGCCAAGCGTCCGTCGCTGTTTCCCCGCAAGGAGGTGCACCTGGTAGTGGGCAAACCGGTGGACCTCTCGGAGTTTGCGGGCCGTCCCATCACGAAGGCGGTGCTCGACGCCGCCACTGACCGGATCATGTCCGATCTCACCGACATGGTGGCCAAGCTGCGCGGGGCCCAGCCGCCCGCCGAACGCTGGGATCCCGTGTCCAAGGGCCAGAAACAGATTGGCCGTTCCTTTGAAGTAGATAAACCGAAAGAGGCTGGACAGTGA
- the murA gene encoding UDP-N-acetylglucosamine 1-carboxyvinyltransferase → MGSVLTIRGGVPLSGKVPVRGAKNLVPKAMVAALLGNGPSLLRNVPEIKDVEVVTSLLKLHGVEVTKDPVTGDLTMDPKNAKTAASKDIDAHAGDSRIPILLCGPLMHSLGEAFIPDLGGCKIGDRPIDYHLQMLRNFGAVVEKRPGGISISAPRGLTGAKLELPYPSVGATEQVLLTAVKAEGITELRGAAVEPEILDLIAILQKMGAIISVQTDRVIRIEGVTELTGYNHRALPDRNEAASWASAALVTKGDIYVEGADQKDLTAFLNTYRKIGGAFDVDDGGIRFYHPGGALNPLVLETDVHPGFMTDWQQPLVVALTQAEGVSIVHETVYENRFGFTDALVRMGANIQVHRECLGSVPCRFGQRNFLHSAVIAGSVQLRGAEIDIPDLRGGFSHLIAALAAEGTSRVTGIELINRGYEHFQGKLEGLGADFDVTSGVSAGLR, encoded by the coding sequence ATGGGTAGCGTTCTCACCATCCGAGGCGGTGTTCCTCTATCGGGGAAGGTACCGGTCCGCGGGGCGAAGAATCTGGTCCCCAAAGCCATGGTTGCGGCCCTGCTTGGCAACGGCCCGTCCCTGCTGCGCAACGTTCCGGAAATCAAGGACGTCGAGGTTGTCACCTCCCTGCTGAAGCTGCACGGCGTAGAGGTCACCAAGGACCCGGTAACCGGCGACCTCACGATGGATCCGAAGAACGCGAAAACGGCGGCGTCCAAGGACATTGACGCCCATGCCGGGGACTCGCGCATCCCGATCCTGCTGTGCGGGCCCCTGATGCACAGCCTTGGCGAGGCTTTCATTCCCGACCTTGGCGGCTGCAAGATCGGTGACCGCCCGATCGACTACCACCTGCAGATGCTGCGCAACTTCGGTGCCGTGGTGGAAAAGCGCCCCGGCGGCATTTCCATCTCCGCACCGCGCGGCCTCACCGGTGCCAAGCTTGAACTGCCGTACCCGAGCGTCGGCGCCACCGAGCAGGTGCTGCTGACCGCGGTTAAGGCCGAGGGCATCACCGAACTGCGCGGCGCTGCCGTGGAACCGGAAATCCTGGACCTGATCGCGATCCTGCAGAAAATGGGCGCCATCATTTCCGTGCAGACGGACCGCGTCATCCGCATCGAGGGTGTCACCGAGCTGACCGGGTACAACCACCGGGCGCTGCCGGACCGTAACGAAGCGGCGTCCTGGGCTTCCGCTGCCCTGGTCACCAAGGGCGACATCTATGTTGAAGGCGCGGACCAGAAGGACCTTACCGCCTTCCTGAACACCTACCGCAAGATCGGCGGCGCGTTCGACGTCGACGACGGCGGCATCCGCTTCTATCACCCCGGCGGTGCCCTGAACCCGCTGGTGCTGGAAACCGATGTACACCCCGGCTTTATGACGGACTGGCAGCAGCCCCTCGTAGTTGCGCTGACCCAGGCTGAGGGCGTCTCGATTGTGCACGAAACCGTGTATGAGAACCGCTTCGGTTTCACCGATGCACTGGTTCGCATGGGCGCCAACATCCAGGTCCACCGCGAATGCCTGGGCAGCGTCCCGTGCCGGTTCGGCCAGCGCAACTTCCTGCACTCGGCGGTTATCGCCGGCTCGGTGCAGCTGCGCGGCGCAGAAATCGACATTCCGGACCTGCGCGGCGGTTTCAGCCACCTGATCGCCGCGCTGGCAGCAGAAGGCACCTCCCGGGTGACCGGCATCGAGCTGATCAACCGCGGCTACGAGCACTTCCAGGGCAAGCTCGAGGGCCTCGGGGCGGACTTTGACGTCACATCCGGTGTATCTGCCGGACTCCGGTAG
- the leuD gene encoding 3-isopropylmalate dehydratase small subunit → MEKITTHTGIGVPLRQSDVDTDQIIPAVYLKRITRTGFEDALFAGWRKNEDFILNREPYSRGSVLVAGPDFGTGSSREHAVWALKDYGFRAVLSSRFADIFRGNSGKQGLVAAQVAQDDIELIWKVLEDSPGTEVTVDLQARTVLCGSVSAGFEIDEYTRWRLLEGLDDIGLTLRHESEITGFEAQRPSYKPVTLPALP, encoded by the coding sequence ATGGAAAAAATCACCACCCACACCGGCATCGGTGTTCCGCTGCGCCAAAGCGATGTGGACACAGACCAGATCATCCCAGCCGTTTATCTGAAGCGGATCACCCGGACCGGATTCGAGGACGCACTGTTCGCCGGCTGGCGCAAGAACGAAGACTTCATCCTCAACCGGGAACCGTACAGTCGCGGCTCCGTCCTGGTGGCAGGGCCGGATTTCGGCACCGGTTCCTCGCGGGAACACGCCGTCTGGGCGTTGAAGGATTACGGATTTCGGGCCGTGCTTTCCTCCCGCTTCGCGGACATCTTCCGCGGGAACTCCGGCAAGCAGGGGCTGGTGGCCGCCCAGGTGGCCCAGGACGACATCGAGCTCATCTGGAAGGTGCTGGAAGACTCTCCCGGCACGGAAGTCACGGTGGACCTGCAGGCCCGCACGGTCCTGTGCGGCAGCGTCAGCGCCGGTTTCGAGATTGACGAGTACACACGCTGGCGGCTGCTCGAGGGCCTGGATGACATTGGGCTGACCCTGCGCCACGAGTCGGAAATCACCGGTTTCGAAGCGCAGCGGCCTTCCTACAAACCCGTCACCCTCCCGGCCCTGCCTTAG